From a region of the Chitinophaga caseinilytica genome:
- a CDS encoding META domain-containing protein, whose protein sequence is MNRILTFCTAIAATAFMAGCSNANKAAGGTNNEADLYKTWRMVEVDGLPVDTAGLIRPAELTFQQADSRVHGSAGCNMITGGFKLEAPNKISFTPMAATKMMCMGKMQYEDKFIGVTDKIKTWTVVDGVLTLGDTDGKTLVRLMAK, encoded by the coding sequence ATGAATAGAATACTGACTTTTTGCACCGCAATTGCCGCAACGGCTTTCATGGCGGGATGTTCGAACGCTAACAAAGCCGCAGGCGGCACCAACAACGAAGCCGACCTCTATAAGACCTGGCGGATGGTGGAAGTGGACGGCCTGCCGGTAGATACCGCCGGCCTCATACGCCCCGCGGAGCTTACGTTCCAACAGGCAGACAGCCGCGTGCATGGATCGGCGGGTTGCAACATGATCACGGGAGGCTTCAAGCTGGAAGCGCCCAACAAGATTTCATTCACGCCCATGGCCGCCACGAAAATGATGTGCATGGGCAAAATGCAATATGAAGACAAATTCATCGGTGTTACCGACAAAATAAAAACCTGGACCGTTGTTGACGGGGTGTTGACCCTGGGAGACACGGACGGCAAGACACTTGTCAGGCTGATGGCTAAGTAA
- the smpB gene encoding SsrA-binding protein SmpB — MAELRNRSAYFEYAIEDKYIAGLVLTGTEIKSIRGGKVSFNDSFCYFSKGELFVKSLHIAEYKFGTYANHDPLRERKLLLQRKELKKMEKKIQERGYTIIPLRMFITDKGLAKMEIGIGKGKKLHDKRDSIKAREVDRELRRNFKI, encoded by the coding sequence ATGGCAGAATTAAGAAACAGATCGGCTTATTTTGAATACGCGATAGAAGATAAATACATCGCCGGATTGGTATTGACCGGAACCGAGATCAAATCCATCCGCGGTGGAAAGGTGAGCTTTAATGACAGCTTCTGCTATTTCTCCAAAGGCGAATTATTCGTCAAAAGCCTGCACATCGCCGAATACAAATTCGGTACCTACGCCAACCACGATCCCCTTCGTGAACGTAAACTCCTGCTCCAGCGGAAAGAATTGAAGAAGATGGAAAAGAAAATCCAGGAACGTGGATACACCATCATTCCCCTCCGGATGTTCATTACCGATAAAGGACTGGCCAAAATGGAAATCGGCATCGGGAAAGGTAAAAAACTGCACGACAAGCGCGACAGCATCAAGGCCCGCGAGGTAGACCGTGAGCTCCGCCGCAACTTCAAAATCTGA